aaattacccgaatataatttatttgaaagcCCTGAAGGGCTGTAAAAGGCTAGCCCAGCATATATTTTGTCTCTGTTGGCTGGCTGAACTTGAGATCCTCCTACttgattttatattctttGAAGTGGACACCGTGGAAGAAACAACAGAGGGAGATATATAACCTAAGCTGATCagatatattatatgtataccttaaattatatttcaatatgTTGTGaacataataatttaaaagaaatacaaacaTTGGCTTCCCATACTCAGCTTTCATCCAAGGTTGGCGTCACCGATCTCTAAAATGACTGTCTCTGTCTGACCACTTGAACTTCTGGTTAATCGTGACATATGGGAAAGTGCTCGAAATCGTAATCAGATATTACATTAGTCGTGAAAAGTCAATGCAATAAAAACACACATCAAACCATAGACACGTGCGAATTACTCGGTTTGGTTTTCCGGGAAAAGTTTGCCTGAAATAAGGTCTTAGTCAGCGCATTctatttggttttttgtttatatttttctaccaaaaataaccaaggaagtacatgaacccaaAAAAATGGCAATAACCTTGCGGTGTAATCAGGCATTAATGCTTTCTTTAGATTGTAATCAGAAATTGTCTCCGGATTTcctgataataataaaaacctcAGAACAATGATCTTATAAATTccttaacttttaattaatattagcAATTTATTgttagattttaaaaattaattttaaacatttattttcttaaaaataaattaaactttctTTTATCTACAGCTCCTTGCTGGGATATCACTGCTCCTGGCCACTGGAGTCCACAGTCAACATGAGGACATTCCATACCAGCCTGTAGCCAATATCTGCCAGACGTGCATGTGCCTGAGCAGCCAGGACAGTGATCACAGGACACACTTCAACCTAGACTGTTCGGTGAGGAACTTTGAGCACATTCTCGCCCGCTGGCCGGAGGAGTTCGGTAGCCAGGCAGTGGCTGGTGGAGCATCCACAGAGATCGTCGTCTCGTATTCGGGCAATCGGATCAGGTTGCTCCAACAACTGCCGGCCACGAATGCCAGTTTAACGCTCTCCTGCCGACACTGCGGTCTTCAGGATCTTCAGGCTCCGCTCTTCATGGATGCGCCCAATGTGGAGGCGCTGTACCTGAGCTGGAACGAGCTGACCGACAATGTCTTGAACCCAGGTCTCTTTAGGGGTCCCTGGAACAATACTAACTACGAGCCGATTGGCTTGAAGGATCTGGACTTGAGCCACAATAGGATAGCTAGGCTAGAACGTCTACTCTTCGAGCATACTCCGCATTTGGTCAAGTTGAACCTGGCCTACAATAAGCTCAGTATCCTGGATGCTGCCACGACGGCCGCCGTGGGATCGGTGACCACATTGCAGCGTCTGGATCTCTCCCACAATGGTTTGATGTCCCTGCCTGCGGAGCTTTTCCCAAAACTACGCAGTCTACGTATCCTCGATGTGTCCGGCAATGAGTTCACCGTGGTTCCTGCGAGCCTCCAGCAATTGGGCAAGTCTCTGGTCCATTTGAATCTGGCGGGGAATCAGTTTCCCAGCTTAAAGGAGAACAGTTTCAAAGGCTTGGTGGCCTTAAAACGCCTCAATATCAGCAGTTTGCCTGCTTTACGAAGCGTGGAAAAGGGGGCTTTGATCCTGCCAGCCGTGGAACAGCTGGACTGCTCCAGGAATCCCAAACTGGAGAATGTGGAACTGGGTGACTTGCTAAGCAGTCGTAATTTGTCGCAGTTGGATTTGTCGCGGAATGCTTTGACCACCTTGGTTCTCAAGGAAAATAACAACAGTGCCTCCGCCAGCAGCAACCGTACTATCCAAGAGCCCTGGCCACGACTTCGCCGCCTGAGTATCTCCGGGAATCCCTGGTACTGCAGCTGCGAACTCTTTAAGGCACTGGAGCTGTCCGGCCTCTCCCACATCGAACAGGAAGCTGATGGCACCGAGGCCCGCTGCGATACCCCCTATCTCCTGGCTGGAGCTCCGCTCTCCAACCTGACGGCCGAGCACATCTGCAACATGGTGATACCCAAAAAATATCGTGCCGTAGACGAGGAGCCACCGCGATTCCTGCGCCGTCGTTACATAATACTCACCGCCATCATTGCCAGCGTGGTGCTGGTAATAGGCCTGGTCATTGGATTCATTGTGGTCTGCGTGCGCCGGCGGCTCAAGGGCAGTGATTATGGAGTGCAGCCCATCCGCTACACCAGCGTAAGGGGCAGCAATTTGTCGCAGTTTTCGAATTTGCAACCCGCCTCGGTGGCCAGTAAATTTAATAATGCCCATGCCGGTGCCAGCAATGGTGCAACGACAGGCGCAGCCAATGCCTGATTGGGATTCCTGTCGGATTCCCAGTTCCAGTTCCGAGTTAGCAGCACAAGTTTCGAGCCAAAGATGTGTCCACGAAAGTGTTCCAGCCACTTGCAAGCAAATCCcctaccgaaaaaaaaagactttCTGTGCGAGCTATCAGTGTATATAAGTAGTGGTCCCCTTAAAGGAGTGGATTCTCCTTTCACACGATTCCTTATCCCCGAAAAATCAACCTAACCCCTTAGTATTTAGTGATGCCATCGATGTTTGTGTATTGTACTTAAGTTTCGAACATATTagtttgtaataaaaaatatataaaacaactAAAGTTGGTCTTCTATATATCTTTAAGAAAAAACACTCTCATTATCCAGATGCTATATTTATCTACATAAAATCTTTATTGTTTATAAGCTTGTAACGAATTAAAAGAAGGAAATCTAGGAAACACAAACACAGGAACAACCGAAAAGGCAGGATGTGGTTTTGGGGTTCGGTACGTCGAAGAGTTAGCGTCGCTTTGCGCGCGGAGCTTATCTGTCCCCAGGTGGCCAGATAAACGATATATGCTTAAACAGATAATACCCAGAGCAAGGGAGATAGTACATAGGCATGTGACCAACGGAAAGAACAGCCGAATGGACTAGCATTCGCTTTCAAGCAGCTCCTCATCAGCAGCTGCAGCCGGTGGTGGCGGAAGCTTGAAGAGATTAATGGCCTGCTTCTGGGCCAGAAACTGCCGCATCTCGGCAAAGTTATCACGCTCCTTGTGCTGCTTGCTGCGTCGCTTGAAGGCCACTTCGTCGGCCGAGTCCGAGTCTGAGTTGGAGGCTGAGTCGTAGGTGGGCGAGGATGTTGTGTCTGCCAGCCGATTGtcgtcctgctgctgctgctgctcaacTTGTTCGATCTTTCCAAAGAGCTCATCGACATTGATGCCTTTGGAGGCGAGGACCTCGCGCTCTTTTTCGAGCATCACCTGACGAATGGGATCAATGCGATCCTTGAGTTGTTTCAGGACAGGTTTAAATTTGCCCTTCGTGATGCGCTTCTCGAAATTAAGAAGCTCCTTTTCGGGCGTGGGGAAGGGCGCATGCTGCTCCGCCTCAAACTGTTCCAGCCCCTCGTTCTCATCGTACATATAGGCATAGAAGTCATCCTTTTGCTGTGGTGCATCGACATTTTGCGAGTACTCCACCCTGAGTATGCTTTCCGGGAATTCTTCTCCCAAGTCCTCTTTGGGCCTTGGCGTCAATTCTCCCTCCAAGTCCAGCTTACTGTGCAGAAACTTGTTGTACACCAGCATCAGCCGCTGGAAGTCGTCACAGCACACCGCCAGAGCGTTCTCAATGCCACGCATATTGCTGGCCACAGCCACCAGCTCCTTGGAGTTGTTCCTGTTCGCCGCTTCCGTGGCCGTCAGCTGCTGCAGGGTTACATCCAGAGCTTGGCACTCCCCGGCCACGGCTACCATGCAGGCGCTGAGCTTCAACGAGGAATGCTGCAGCACGGCGATGGGTCCACTCCGCTGCTGCTCCGCCTTAGTCGCATTGAGCTCTGCCAATTCCAATTGCTTTCTGTTCTGCATGGCCATGGCCAGATTGCTAAagtgctgctcctcctcctgcaccAGCTGCCGCACTTGGCAGTCGATCTTTACGAGATCCTCGCTCAGCTGCGAGATCGAAGGACGCGTGGTGATGGTAAGGGCCAGGCGCAGTAGATACTGCGACTGCACATAGGCGAAGATGTTGTGAAAGtcctaaaaatataatatgtaagaAAAGCGTTTAATTTGTATTCCGAATCTGTACTAACCTTTATGTGCTTGGGACTGTAGTCCGTGACATTGTTCTTGAAGTACTCGCACTCCCGCAGCTCCTCCATGGCGACATAATAAGCTCCATACTTCGCCGGCAGTGGATAGTCCGTCTCCATTTTGCGTGTCGCATCGTACAGGATCTCTGTTACCTCCTTGGCGGCTGTTATGCAATCCCAGGCACGCTCAATCTGTCGGGATCTGTAGGTGGGAAGGTATGAACAACTACGTATTGGTCATCATTTGGTGCAGCTTACTCTATCAGTTCCGCCTGCTTCATGATGATAATCTCCTGAAAGTAAGTCATATTCCGGCGAATGCAGTTGCCGAACTCATCGATGGTCTTCACCAGCTGCTCCAGCTTGCGCTCCACGATTTTGTTGCGGCAAACAAAGACGCTCTTAACGGCACACAGAGCGGCAAAGGTGCCACTGATCAGGATCGAGGGGATCATGGTGTATCGAACACTGCGTGGGGTTATCAGATGCTCGACCACAGTGCCACCCAGTATCAGGCAGGCATTCCGAGTGGTCAGCAATTGCCGGCCAAGATTAGCCGCCGCCTGCAACTCCTGAATACACTGCTCCAGTGCCTCCACATGGTCCACGAGCAGGCGCTTGGAGTAGAGTATCTTCTGCAGCAGTCTGTCTTGGATTACCTGTTTCGGATTATTATGCACATTAATCGAGGTGtgtgatttatttatagcatCTGATTTTCGGCACGGCACTCACCTGCTTCTGCTTCAGGTCGTCCCCCAACTGTTGCAGCTCAAAACGTTgctgtaaaaataattaccGTTAACATTATCAGTTAATTAGTTACTTCCTGGCGTACCTTGAGCCCATGCATTTTTTGCCGTTTTgttttcagtttggttttccATGCATTTTACCACCAGCGTTGGCAAATTAGCTATTTGCCCGCTAGATCTGGCGGGTTTTAAAAGCACAAGGCGGAATAATTTGGAAGACGTCGTATTTTTATGCTGTACGATTCCacacttaaataattaaattaaattcaccCCTTAAAAATGTACTTAAGCAAGTAATAATGTATACATTCTCGGTGatagcttgttttttttaccatttcctcttttatatttattattacatttacaCATTACACTTTAACAACACTGTTTACGACAAAAATTTGCAAGCCGATAGGATTATCGATATGTCTTGTGACGCTGTTATCGCACTAAGGGTATTCCATCCATTTGAAATAATCGAAAGCTTCAAGAACTTTGATTTCTtcctataatttattataaatattcccTTGACTAAATAATATGAGcgcaacaataataaaataactgGCGAAATTACAATTTAGTTATTAAgaattatgttttaaaattcctagagtgataaaattaaatttaatttttaccaTTATAACTGAAGTggttaattataaacaaaatataataataaaataaaactatattgaaaatcataatatataaatttattaggTATAAGTTTCCACTACCCATAATTTGTTTTGCCATCTCTAAATAATATATCGGCGCTAACATGAGTCAACATATCGATTTTTCAAACTAATTTTATAAGCTTTTTATACAACTAGATGAAGGATTTAAGAGCtggcttaattttaaaatacaacaaaaactacaaatatgtaaataaataaaaaataaattcattacgATTTATTTCAAGAAATAGGAAAAACTTCCACAAAAACCTTGTTAAAAGGGGATTTCTCAATAAAACTCAAGATtataattcttttttatttttatttttagata
Above is a genomic segment from Drosophila kikkawai strain 14028-0561.14 chromosome 3R, DkikHiC1v2, whole genome shotgun sequence containing:
- the LOC108083933 gene encoding leucine-rich repeat-containing protein 70, producing the protein MKYKFLLLLLAGISLLLATGVHSQHEDIPYQPVANICQTCMCLSSQDSDHRTHFNLDCSVRNFEHILARWPEEFGSQAVAGGASTEIVVSYSGNRIRLLQQLPATNASLTLSCRHCGLQDLQAPLFMDAPNVEALYLSWNELTDNVLNPGLFRGPWNNTNYEPIGLKDLDLSHNRIARLERLLFEHTPHLVKLNLAYNKLSILDAATTAAVGSVTTLQRLDLSHNGLMSLPAELFPKLRSLRILDVSGNEFTVVPASLQQLGKSLVHLNLAGNQFPSLKENSFKGLVALKRLNISSLPALRSVEKGALILPAVEQLDCSRNPKLENVELGDLLSSRNLSQLDLSRNALTTLVLKENNNSASASSNRTIQEPWPRLRRLSISGNPWYCSCELFKALELSGLSHIEQEADGTEARCDTPYLLAGAPLSNLTAEHICNMVIPKKYRAVDEEPPRFLRRRYIILTAIIASVVLVIGLVIGFIVVCVRRRLKGSDYGVQPIRYTSVRGSNLSQFSNLQPASVASKFNNAHAGASNGATTGAANA
- the dind gene encoding uncharacterized protein dind translates to MHGLKQRFELQQLGDDLKQKQVIQDRLLQKILYSKRLLVDHVEALEQCIQELQAAANLGRQLLTTRNACLILGGTVVEHLITPRSVRYTMIPSILISGTFAALCAVKSVFVCRNKIVERKLEQLVKTIDEFGNCIRRNMTYFQEIIIMKQAELIESRQIERAWDCITAAKEVTEILYDATRKMETDYPLPAKYGAYYVAMEELRECEYFKNNVTDYSPKHIKDFHNIFAYVQSQYLLRLALTITTRPSISQLSEDLVKIDCQVRQLVQEEEQHFSNLAMAMQNRKQLELAELNATKAEQQRSGPIAVLQHSSLKLSACMVAVAGECQALDVTLQQLTATEAANRNNSKELVAVASNMRGIENALAVCCDDFQRLMLVYNKFLHSKLDLEGELTPRPKEDLGEEFPESILRVEYSQNVDAPQQKDDFYAYMYDENEGLEQFEAEQHAPFPTPEKELLNFEKRITKGKFKPVLKQLKDRIDPIRQVMLEKEREVLASKGINVDELFGKIEQVEQQQQQDDNRLADTTSSPTYDSASNSDSDSADEVAFKRRSKQHKERDNFAEMRQFLAQKQAINLFKLPPPPAAAADEELLESEC